One stretch of Molothrus aeneus isolate 106 chromosome 2, BPBGC_Maene_1.0, whole genome shotgun sequence DNA includes these proteins:
- the LTN1 gene encoding E3 ubiquitin-protein ligase listerin isoform X2 → MGGKNKQRTKGNLRPSSSGRAAELLAKERGTVPGFIGFGTSQSDLGYVPAIQGAEEVDSLVDADFRMVLQDHLLKETADTLSDPQTVPEEEREAKFFRILTCSLLALKKLLSTLPKKEMHSLEEKLMSLLSQNKFWKYSKNNVSQVRSAFFELISAFCQHLPEVVKAEAPRVCPAVLLSIDDSDAVVCPALWEAVLYTITTIEDCWSHVNARKGVLPKLWTVLREGGRGLATVIYPNLLPFISKVPPDVVEPKLEYFRVFFSSIIQGLSNERTIASPSESSAIITAFMECLCFAVLQKGEDQSQIHQMLICDQLIPFVSAVLKDPKLQSGPLFYQTAEMLSSWEAKAELSNDDGTDEVFQKLLSDFWGHLLKMCILHVDRLDADRKLLFAISGMLEILHNPKSAMKPSNRKSLKIRFTDEDEFGRNTESRKFMEIRNGDSEIQADLQQTSHLRKEPLENLVCNLAELSIVYVNEQKSEQHLNFLSALLNTFSSNRVFQVLLEQGNNVSPAQAESQNEVKAHNRSPSVQFLYLNLITWLKEDWRKDTHFLVDILYSVLHCCNNNDERKVILDDLVKMDLKWVIFLQIIQKACSGTTKLSLVSDWLKGDTLGERLVMLADDLCHLGLKPRAASSGSASSERWTLLSLVLSQHVKSESLIGETFVERIIDKLQAALSKAKDLSEAGDTEPSVSFICDVASSFFSSVKGCLLMPSSEDLLLTIFQLCAQRQDATHLSDVLVCKLKHTWMSGVNSLVHQLQGTQSNFLFKAALWVKNQVQSSSLDVKRLQVLISAVSDLLLKLMEADGQSGCLVRAYVEHVTPNKIEWGKLHESLCSEWMHKPLLEGRLSMNCEPLGSSVKLCGTTKLPGHLCTSALLSKIVLLQLKNHVVHGDHDSERKKIDNIIAELLYSLQWIEELENPPYLLLEYLHMLEEMDITYEEFSTLSSTANLQQTIFVRSEEHGRLWSLTMAKVIRAENAVSWERKELFKTTEGFLPLTEGRLHTLQCLSSFLTEEEKRELVFHCVAKLMTCTQTELSSTDGAFGCLSILNSCLKDRSIDCDHLLPAVLKIIISWKNDNEDSFLFSCSLKEASAQLLGFNIELMRYLPLLLKYSAAPLADNEWDFLMCSMLAWLETTSESRLLYHIPLVQIFACVSCDLASALSTYFEAAAPYSTANLPKNLVSEWKEFFSEGIHNLLLPLLVKITGETKNASEGSFQNSVLSSLGEALTYISKDQFLNHKLPPKFVAGQKTNLPDKLQTLLNTLCPLLLFRARPVQVSVYHMLHKLMPELPKFDDEDLKSYGDEEEELALSPPAALMSILATQELLLENILECIPVGEFAVIQPLSDEFCLVLGYLLTWKLTLAFFKAASSQLRVLYSQYLRRTKSLNKLLYHLFRLMPENPVFSGPTSEVPNKDTKTFFTEELRLDVKGTGMLSSQIPHLACSVYLITLKDLPAMVRLWWNSCEKRVFNVVDKFTSKYVSSVLSSQEIASVQTSTQLFNGMTVKARSAAREVIATYSVDDIFIELIIQLPSNYPLGSITVESGKRVGVAVQQWRNWMLQLSTYLTHQNGSIMEGLSLWKNNVDKRFEGVEDCMICFSVIHGSNYSLPKKACRTCKKKFHSACLYKWFSSSNKSTCPLCRETFL, encoded by the exons AACTGTAccagaagaagaaagggaagcCAAATTTTTCCGGATTCTGACGTGTTCCTTGTTAGCTTTAAAAAAGTTGCTCAGCACGTTGCCAAAGAAAGAGATGCATTCATTGGAGGAAAAGTTAATGTCACTTCTGTCCCAAAACAAATTTTGGAAATATAGCAAAAACAATGTATCACAG GTTCGCTCAGCTTTCTTTGAgctgatttctgctttttgccAGCACTTGCCTGAGGTGGTGAAAGCTGAAGCACCAAGAGTTTGTCCTGCTGTTCTTCTCAGCATTGATGACAGTGATGCAGTGGTGTGTCCTGCTCTTTGGGAAGCAGTGCTTTATACTATCACCACTATTGAG GACTGTTGGAGTCATGTAAATGCCAGAAAAGGAGTTCTGCCAAAGCTCTGGACAGTGCTTCGAGAAGGTGGGCGAGGATTAGCTACTGTTATCTACCCAAACCTCCTGCCCTTCATTAGCAAGGTGCCTCCTGACGTTGTGGAACCAAAGCTGGAATACTTCAGAGTTTTTTTCAGCTCTATAATTCAAGG GTTGTCAAATGAGAGGACAATAGCCAGTCCTTCAGAAAGTTCAGCAATTATAACTGCATTTATGGAGTGTCTGTGCTTTGCTGTACTACAGAAAGGAGAAGACCAAAGCCAAATTCATCAAATGCTTATATGTGACCAG TTGATTCCTTTTGTCAGTGCTGTACTTAAAGACCCCAAGTTACAAAGTGGACCATTGTTTTATCAAACAGCTGAAATGCTGAGTTCCTGGGAAGCTAAAGCAGAACTCTCCAATGATGATGGCACAGATGAAGTTTTCCAGAAACTGTTGTCAGATTTTTGGGgccatcttttaaaaatgtgtataCTTCATGTTGATAGGTTGGATGCTGACAGGAAATTACTGTTTGCCATATCTGGTATGCTAGAAATTCTTCATAATCCGAAGAGTGCTATGAAACCAAGCAATAGAAAATCTCTAAAAATCAGATTTACAGATGAGGATGAATTTGGAAGGAACACTGAGAGTCGAAAGTTCATGGAAATTAGAAATGGTGACTCTGAAATTCAGGCTGACTTGCAGCAAACGTCACATCTAAGGAAAGAACCTCTAGAGAACTTAGTCTGCAACCTGGCTGAGCTGAGCATTGTGTATGTCAATGAACAGAAGTCAGAACAGCATTTGAACTTTCTCTCTGCCCTTCTCAACACTTTTTCCTCAAACAGAGTTTTCCAAGTACTTTTAGAGCAGGGAAATAATGTAAGTCCTGCTCAAGCTGAATCCCAAAATGAAGTAAAAGCTCATAACCGAAGTCCATCTGTACAATTTCTGTATCTGAATTTAATAACCTGGCTGAAAGAAGACTGGAGAAAAGACACCCATTTCCTGGTTGATATTTTATACAGTGTACTTCATTGTTGCAACAATAATGATGAAAGGAAAGTCATTCTGGATGATTTAGTAAAG atggaTCTTAAGTGGGTTATTTTTCTCCAGATAATTCAAAAG GCATGCTCAGGCACAACGAAACTTTCCTTAGTCTCTGACTGGCTGAAAGGAGACACGCTTGGAGAAAGACTGGTAATGCTGGCGGATGATCTGTGTCACCTGGGCTTAAAACCTAGAGCAGCCTCATCAGGATCAGCCTCTTCAGAAAGGTGGACCCTTCTGAGCTTGGTGTTGTCACAGCACGTTAAAAGTG AATCATTGATTGGTGAAACCTTTGTTGAAAGGATTATTGATAAACTTCAAGCAGCTCTGTCTAAAGCGAAGGATCTTTCTGAAGCTGGAGATACTGAACCATCAGTATCTTTCATCTGCGATGTGGCCTCAAGCTTTTTCAGCTCTGTGAAAGGCTGTTTGCTGATGCCATCCTCAGAAGACTTGCTCCTTACCATCTTCCAGCTGTGTGCTCAGAGGCAGGATGCAACACACTTGTCAG ATGTACTTGTATGCAAGTTAAAACACACTTGGATGTCTGGTGTAAATTCACTTGTGCATCAGCTTCAGGGCACTCAGAGCAACTTTTTGTTTAAAGCTGCACTGTGGGTCAAGAACCAAGTTCAGTCTTCCTCTTTGGATGTTAAAAG gCTTCAGGTTTTGATCTCTGCAGTCAGTGATTTGCTGTTGAAGCTCATGGAAGCTGATGGACAGTCTGGATGTCTTGTGAGAGCTTATGTTGAGCATGTGACACCAAACAAAATTGAGTGGGGGAAATTGCACGAATCTCTGTGCTCTGAG TGGATGCACAAGCCTCTTTTGGAAGGAAGGCTTAGTATGAATTGTGAACCTCTGGGATCAAGTGTCAAGCTGTGTGGCACAACTAAACTTCCAGGCCATCTGTGTACTTCAGCCTTATTAAGTAAAATAGTACTACTTCAGCTGAAAAATCATGTAGTCCATGGAGATCATgattctgaaagaaagaaaattgataATATAA TTGCGGAACTGTTATATTCGCTACAATGGATTGAAGAATTGGAGAATCCTCCTTATCTGCTTCTGGAATATCTTCATATGTTAGAAGAGATGGACATCACATATGAGGAGTTTAGTACTCTGAGTAGTACAGCTAACCTGCAGCAAACTATATTTGTCAG ATCAGAGGAACATGGAAGACTCTGGTCCTTAACCATGGCCAAAGTGATCCGCGCTGAGAATGCTGTATCCTGGGAGAGGAAAGAACTTTTCAAGACAACAGAAGG GTTCCTTCCATTAACAGAGGGCAGATTGCATACACTTCAGTGTTTATCATCTTTCTTAactgaggaagaaaagagggaaCTTGTCTTCCATTGTGTGGCCAAACTTATGACATGTACACAGACAGAGCTTTCCAGCACTGACG GAGCATTTGGGTGTCTTTCCATTTTGAACTCCTGCTTGAAGGATAGAAGTATTGATTGTGATCATCTATTACCTGCAGTACTGAAAATCATAATATCTTGGAAAAATGATAATGAGGACAGCTTTCTCTTTAGCTG CAGTCTGAAAGAAGCAAGTGCTCAATTGCTTGGTTTCAACATTGAGTTGATGCGTTACCTTCCCTTGTTGCTGAAATATTCTGCAGCTCCTTTGGCTGATAATGAGTGGGACTTCTTGATGTGCTCCATGCTGGCTTGGTTAGAG ACAACAAGTGAAAGCCGTTTGCTTTACCATATCCCGCTTGTGCAGATTTTTGCTTGTGTCAGTTGTGACTTGGCATCTGCCCTTAGCACTTACtttgaggctgcagctccttacAGCACTGCAAATCTTCCTAAGAACTTGGTCAGTGAATGGAAGGAATTCTTTTCTGAGGGAATTCACAATTTGCTGTTACCCTTGTTGGTGAAAATCACAG GAGAAACCAAAAATGCATCAGAAGGCTCTTTTCAGAACTCTGTATTATCATCTTTGGGTGAAGCTCTAACTTACATCTCAAAGGACCAGTTCTTAAACCATAAGCTGCCACCGAAGTTTGTTGCAGGCCAGAAGACAAATCTTCCAGATAAACTCCAGACTCTACTGAACACACTCTGTCCGTTATTGCTTTTCCGGGCTCGACCTGTACAGGTTTCTGTCTACCATATGCTGCATAA ATTAATGCCTGAATTGCCTAAATTTGATGATGAAGATCTCAAGTCCTATGgtgatgaagaggaggaattGGCATT atcacctccagcagctcttaTGTCCATCCTGGCCACTCAAGAACTCTTGCTAGAAAACATCCTGGAATGCATTCCGGTTGGAGAATTTGCAGTTATTCAACCCCTGAGTGATGAGTTCTGCCTTGTTCTAGGATATCTTCTCACTTGGAAGTTGACATTAGCTTTCTTTAAAGCAGCTTCTTCTCAG CTACGTGTTCTCTACTCACAATACCTTAGAAGAACTAAAAGCTTGAATAAACTGCTTTATCACTTGTTCAGGCTTATGCCTGAAAACCCTGTCTTTTCTGGGCCAACTTCAGAAGTTCCAAATAAGGACACAAAAACCTTCTTTACTGAAGAGCTTCGTTTAGATGTCAAAG ggacagggatgctGTCATCCCAGATCCCACACTTGGCCTGCTCTGTGTACCTTATAACTCTGAAAGATCTGCCAGCCATGGTGAGGCTGTGGTGGAATAGCTGTGAGAAGCGTGTCTTCAATGTTGTGGATAAATTCACAAGCAAATATGTCAGCAGTGTGCTCTCCTCCCAGGAAATAGCTTCTGTTCAGACTAGCACACAGTTATTTAATGGCATGACA gtAAAAGCTCGGTCTGCAGCACGAGAAGTCATTGCAACCTATTCTGTTGATGATATCTTTATTGAACTAATAATACAGCTTCCATCAAATTATCCACTGGGATCCATAACAGTTGAGAGTGGAAAGAGGGTTGGTGTAGCTGTACAGCAGTGGCGCAATTGGATGCTACAGTTAAGCACATATCTTACACATCAG aATGGAAGTATTATGGAAGGCTTATCTTTGTGGAAAAATAATGTGGATAAACGTTTTGAAGGCGTTGAAGATTGCATGATCTGTTTTTCAGTCATTCATGGTTCAAACTATTCTCTTCCCAAAAAAGCTTGCAGAACGTGCAAGAAGAAGTTTCATTCAGCTTGCTTG tacAAATGGTTCTCATCCAGCAACAAATCCACATGTCCACTCTGTCGAGAGACATTCTTGTGA